The following are encoded in a window of Cervus canadensis isolate Bull #8, Minnesota chromosome 11, ASM1932006v1, whole genome shotgun sequence genomic DNA:
- the LOC122449997 gene encoding olfactory receptor 52H1-like — MTTYNLTGYNTGAFTLLGIPGLEQYQVWISIPFCLIYFMAIVDNSILLIAMEHSLHAPMFFFLSMLAITDLILSTTCVPKALSIFWFGPQEISFPGCLTQLFFLHFSFVLDSAILLAMAFDRYVAICSPLRYTTILTPRTIVTVAVGISFRSFCVIFPCVFLVNRLPFCRTHNIPHTYCEHIGVARLACADISINIWYGFCVLLLAVISDVILIAISYILILCAVFHLPSQDARQKALGTCGSHVCVILMFYIPAFFSILAHRFGHNVPQTFHIVFANLYVIIPPALNPVVYGVKTKKIRDKVIFLLFPMRSY; from the coding sequence ATGACCACGTACAATCTGACTGGCTACAACACAGGTGCCTTCACCCTTTTGGGTATTCCAGGACTTGAGCAGTACCAGGTCTGGATCAGCATCCCCTTTTGCCTCATCTATTTCATGGCCATTGTGGATAATAGTATCCTTCTCATTGCAATGGAGCATAGTCTTCATGCACccatgttctttttcctttccatgcTGGCTATTACTGACCTCATACTATCTACCACCTGTGTCCCAAAAGCTCTGAGCATCTTCTGGTTTGGTCCTCAGGAAATCAGCTTTCCCGGCTGTCTCACACAATTATTCTTTCTGCACTTCAGCTTTGTTCTGGACTCAGCTATACTGCTGGCCATGGCAtttgaccgctatgtggccatctgttcACCCTTGAGATACACCACTATTCTGACCCCCAGGACCATTGTCACAGTTGCTGTGGGAATCTCCTTCAGAAGCTTCTGTGTTATTTTCCCATGTGTTTTCCTTGTAAATCGTCTACCCTTCTGCAGGACACATAACATCCCTCACACATACTGTGAGCACATAGGTGTTGCCCGACTAGCCTGTGCTGACATCTCCATCAATATCTGGTATGGGTTTTGTGTTCTCCTCCTGGCCGTCATCTCAGATGTGATTTTAATTGCTATTTCCTACATCCTCATCCTCTGTGCTGTCTTTCACCTCCCTTCTCAGGATGCTCGCCAGAAGGCCCTGGGCACCTGTGGTTCCCACGTCTGTGTCATCCTCATGTTCTATATACCAGCGTTCTTCTCTATCCTTGCACATCGCTTTGGACACAATGTCCCTCAGACCTTTCACATTGTGTTTGCCAACCTCTATGTTATCATCCCACCTGCCCTCAACCCTGTCGTGTATGGAGTAAAGACCAAGAAGATCCGAGACAAAGTCATTTTCCTGCTCTTTCCTATGAGGTCCTATTGA
- the LOC122449915 gene encoding olfactory receptor 52H1-like, which translates to MAIYNLTGYNMGAFTLLGIPGLEQYHIWISIPFCLIYLVAIVGNSILLYLIAKEHSLHAPMFFFLSMLAITDLILSTTCVPKALSIFWFGPQEISFPGCLTQLFFLHYSFVLDSAILLAMAFDRYVAICSPLRYTTILTPRTIVTIAVGISFRSFCVFVPCVFLVNRLPFCRTHDIPHTYCEHIGVARLACADISINIWYGFCVPIMTVIIDVILIAVSYILILCAVFRLPSQDARQKALGTCGSHVCVILMFYIPAFFSILAHRFGHNVPRTFHIVFANLYVIIPPALNPLIYGVKTKKIREKVILLLFPKRSY; encoded by the coding sequence ATGGCCATATACAACCTAACTGGCTACAACATGGGTGCCTTTACCCTTTTGGGCATCCCTGGACTTGAGCAGTACCACATCTGGATCAGCATCCCCTTCTGCCTCATCTATCTGGTGGCCATTGTGGGTAATAGTATTCTTCTCTACCTCATTGCAAAGGAGCACAGTCTTCATGCACccatgttctttttcctttccatgcTGGCTATTACTGACCTCATACTATCTACCACCTGTGTCCCAAAAGCTCTGAGCATCTTCTGGTTTGGTCCTCAGGAAATCAGCTTTCCCGGCTGTCTCACACAATTATTCTTTCTGCACTACAGCTTTGTTCTGGACTCAGCTATACTGCTGGCCATGGCAtttgaccgctatgtggccatctgttcACCCTTGAGATACACCACTATTCTGACCCCCAGGACCATTGTCACAATTGCTGTGGGAATCTCCTTCAGAAGCTTCTGTGTTTTTGTCCCATGTGTTTTCCTTGTAAATCGTCTACCCTTCTGCAGGACACATGACATCCCTCACACATACTGTGAGCACATAGGTGTTGCCCGACTAGCCTGTGCTGACATCTCCATCAATATCTGGTATGGGTTTTGTGTTCCCATCATGACAGTGATTATAGATGTGATTCTAATTGCTGTCTCCTACATCCTCATCCTCTGTGCTGTCTTTCGCCTCCCTTCTCAGGATGCTCGCCAGAAGGCCCTGGGCACCTGTGGTTCCCACGTCTGTGTCATCCTCATGTTCTATATACCAGCGTTCTTCTCCATCCTTGCACATCGCTTTGGACACAATGTCCCTCGGACCTTTCACATTGTGTTTGCCAACCTCTATGTTATCATCCCACCTGCCCTCAACCCTCTTATCTATGGAGTAAAGACCAAGAAGATCCGAGAGAAAGTCATTCTTCTGCTCTTTCCTAAGAGGTCCTATTGA
- the LOC122449273 gene encoding olfactory receptor 52H1-like: MVLFNLSSDNPGPFILVGIPGLEHAHVWIGIPFCIIYMVAIVGNCILLYLILVERSLHEPMFFFLSMLAMTDLTLSTAGVPKTLSIFWLGARGVTFPGCLTQMFFLHYSFVLDSAILMAMAFDRYVAICSPLRYNTILTPKTIIKIVVGISFRSFCIILPVVFLLTRLPFCRTRIIPHTYCEHIGVARLACADISINIWYGFCVPIMTVISDVILIAVSYTLILCAVFHLPSQEARQKALGTCGSHVCVILMFYTPAVFSVLAHRFGHSVSHTFHIMFANLYIVIPPALNPIIYGAKTKQIREKVTILFSTKRK; the protein is encoded by the coding sequence ATGGTCCTTTTCAACCTGAGCAGTGACAACCCAGGACCCTTCATTCTGGTGGGGATCCCAGGCCTGGAGCACGCCCATGTGTGGATTGGGATTCCCTTCTGTATCATCTATATGGTAGCCATTGTGGGAAACTGCATCCTTCTCTACCTAATCTTGGTGGAGCGCAGCCTTCACGAACCcatgttcttctttctctccatgCTGGCCATGACTGACCTCACCTTGTCCACAGCTGGTGTTCCTAAAACACTCAGTATCTTTTGGCTTGGGGCTCGAGGAGTCACATTCCCAGGGTGCCTCACACAAATGTTCTTCCTCCACTACAGCTTTGTCCTGGATTCAGCCATCCTGATGGCCATGGCAtttgaccgctatgtggccatctgttcTCCCTTGAGATACAACACTATCTTGACCCCCAAGACCATCATCAAGATTGTGGTGGGAATCTCCTTTCGTAGTTTCTGCATCATCCTGCCAGTTGTATTCTTGCTCACACGCCTACCTTTCTGTAGGACACGCATCATACCACACACATACTGTGAGCACATAGGTGTTGCCCGGCTCGCCTGTGCGGACATCTCCATCAACATCTGGTATGGCTTTTGTGTTCCCATCATGACAGTCATCTCAGATGTGATCCTCATTGCTGTTTCGTACACACTCATCCTCTGTGCTGTCTTCCACCTCCCCTCCCAAGAAGCCCGCCAGAAGGCCCTGGGCACCTGTGGTTCCCATGTCTGTGTCATCCTCATGTTTTATACACCTGCTGTTTTCTCCGTCCTTGCCCACCGCTTTGGACACAGTGTCTCCCACACTTTCCACATCATGTTTGCCAACCTCTACATTGTTATCCCACCTGCACTCAACCCCATTATTTATGGTGCCAAGACCAAGCAGATCAGAGAGAAGGTCACCATTTTGTTTTCTACCAAGAGGAAATAA